A part of Entelurus aequoreus isolate RoL-2023_Sb linkage group LG03, RoL_Eaeq_v1.1, whole genome shotgun sequence genomic DNA contains:
- the LOC133645882 gene encoding zinc finger and SCAN domain-containing protein 2-like yields the protein MCKLQMLRVLVNQRLSAAAEEIFAAIERTMAEYREELCRTKEENELLHAVYNTTDVYEGHTHQEEPQPPALRRRSPRPPKLKRKRMSRSCPQVKEEEEEHHVSQDGLDEVEGTKMPLTGVMVRGEDDKVKSESEEKRDVEPPRSSSTQHMTEDDGGSPADKILAPLSDGEDTTSHSADTEEEDSKSEVTCHTDNTHFQCAHCGKTFKCRRNLKRHAIIHTGEKPFPCPICGNGFSRKDKLKRHMGTHTGEKPFMCSGCGKRFSRKEHLEAHMRIHTGGTPFPWAQWISG from the exons ATGTGCAAACTACAAATGTTGAGAGTGTTGGTGAATCAGCGACTAAGTGCGGCGGCGGAAGAAATCTTTGCGGCGATAGAAAGGACGATGGCAGAGTACCGGGAGGAACTTTGTCGCACAAAAGAGGAGAACGAGCTACTGCACGCAGTTTACAACACAACTG acgtctatGAAGGACATACTCACCAGGAAGAGCCACAGCCCCCTGCATTGAGGAGGAGGAGTCCCAGACCCCCCAAATTAAAAAGGAAGCGGATGAGCCGCAGCTGCCCGCAGgttaaagaggaggaggaggaacacCACGTCAGTCAAGACGGACTTGACGAGGTCGAGGGCACCAAGATGCCCTTGACTGGTGTGATGGTGAGGGGTGAAGATGACAAAGTCAaaagtgaaagtgaggagaagagagacgtggaacctccgaggagcagttcaacacaacacatgacagaaGATGATGGAGGATCTCCAGCAGACAAGATCTTAGCTCCACTGTCGGATGGTGAGGACACGACGTCACACTCTGCTGACACCGAGGAGGAGGACTCTAAGAGTGAGgtgacatgtcacactgacaacacacacttccagTGCGCTCACTGCGGCAAAACCTTTAAATGCCGCCGTAATCTGAAAAGACACGCGATcatacacaccggagaaaaaccttttccctGTCCGATCTGCGGTAACGGGTTTTCCCGAAAAGACAAGCTAAAGAGACACATGGGgacgcacaccggagaaaaaccatttatgtGCTCAGGCTGCGGCAAAAGATTCTCCAGGAAGGAACATTTGGAAgcgcacatgagaatacacaccggaGGCACGCCTTTTCCCTGGGCACAGTGGATCAGCGGGTAA
- the LOC133647128 gene encoding uncharacterized protein LOC133647128: MEQQEPQSPHLQEEKEELQTPHFKVEDDDPQPPHFKEEEEESQTPRIEDIQSLHVKEEQEDPQPSDVKEEEEEQRVDHEGEHLEWLQEFRLTGVLVKGEDDRVEGGSEEKREVAAPSSSSTQDGGGADEVVDGTKMQRFSTQQALEMLLSNVNPVDSDGEDINLQEDSDSELSQSSSDEETAPQPTKRARLGTDVTETAKDGTVWHEEQVGTGPHFTPPSPYSADGEPTAKARRSITSRLQSFLCFITLDMLGIIGDCTVQHAKQTEHVDWFMGLPELMAFISITMMRGIIRVPSLRDCWSKNLGSPQIIETMSRGRFQNIMHHLRFDDRDTRSERAQTDKFAAISNIWGLFATNCITSYIPGQHITIDQQLFPSKTRCCFLQYIASKPDKFGIKFWVARDLKTKYVCNILPYLGKDDTRPRGERVSESVVMRLMEPFLDKGRNVTTDNFFTSLSLAKRLLSRNTTILGTVNKIRKEIPPSTRQMYRDEFTTQVFSTTGATLTVYAPKRRKTVYVLSSMHSTIQTQDTTKKKPNTITQYNTTKCGVDVMDQMVRGYTVRAGTRRWPVAVFYNMIDIAALNAHVLYQLCTGRQERRVDFLLELAKELAHSHVGMKKAQKEQLFRQQRSTPQLGKRAKCQAKIQCKDNRATVRCVDCYRYTCGKCRKEQWQCQDCE, translated from the exons ATGGAGCAGCAGGAGCCACAGTCCCCCCACCTTCAAGAGGAAAAGGAGGAGTTACAGACCCCCCACTTTAAAGTGGAAGACGACGATCCACAGCCTCCccactttaaagaggaagaggaagagtcaCAGACCCCTCGCATTGAGGATATACAGTCCCTTCACGTAAAAGAGGAACAGGAGGATCCGCAGCCCTCCGACgtcaaagaggaagaggaggaacagcGCGTCGATCACGAGGGAGAACACCTGGAATGGCTGCAGGAGTTCCGACTGACGGGTGTGCTGGTGAAGGGTGAGGACGACCGGGTGGAAGGTggaagtgaggagaagagagaggtggCAGCTccgagcagcagctcaacacaagatGGAGGTGGAGCAGACGAGGTCGTAGACG GAACGAAGATGCAGAGATTCAGCACTCAACAAGCATTGGAAATGCTCCTTTCCAATGTTAACCCTGTCGACTCGGATGGAGAAGACATCAATCTTCAGGAGGATTCAGACTCCGAGCTGTCTCAGTCATCTTCAG ATGAGGAGACTGCTCCCCAACCAACAAAGAGAGCTCGGCTGGGGACTGATGTGACAGAGACTGCGAAAGATGGCACAGTATGGCATGAAGAACAGGTGGGAACGGGTCCACATTTCACCCCGCCATCGCCATACAGCGCAGATGGAGAGCCAACAGCTAAGGCCAGGAGGTCAATCACAAGTCGTCTTCAGAGCTTCCTGTGTTTCATCACTCTGGACATGCTTGGCATCATTGGAGACTGTACAGTTCAACATGCAAAGCAAACGGAGCATGTGGATTGGTTCATGGGCCTCCCTGAACTAATGGCATTTATTTCCATCACCATGATGCGGGGAATCATCAGGGTGCCATCACTGCGTGACTGCTGGTCGAAAAACCTGGGAAGCCCACAGATCATCGAAACCATGTCCCGAGGGCGTTTCCAAAACATCATGCATCACCTGCGCTTTGATGACAGAGACACCCGCAGCGAGCGAGCACAGACCGATAAGTTTGCTGCAATTTCAAACATATGGGGATTGTTTGCCACCAACTGCATCACATCCTACATCCCTGGTCAACACATCACCATCGACCAACAACTTTTCCCGTCCAAGACTCGCTGCTGTTTCCTACAGTACATTGCATCTAAACCAGACAAGTTTGGGATCAAGTTCTGGGTGGCGCGTGACTTGAAAACCAAATACGTCTGCAACATCCTCCCATATCTTGGCAAGGACGACACTCGGCCTCGTGGGGAGAGAGTGTCTGAGAGTGTAGTCATGAGGCTGATGGAACCATTCTTGGACAAGGGCAGAAATGTTACCACGGACAATTTCTTTACATCACTGTCACTTGCAAAACGACTACTTAGCCGGAATACAACCATCCTCGGCACAGTCAACAAGATTCGCAAAGAAATTCCACCGTCAACTCGACAGATGTACCGCGATGAATTTACCACCCAGGTATTTTCAACCACTGGTGCCACACTGACGGTGTATGCGCCCAAGCGGAGGAAGACTGTATATGTTCTCAGCAGCATGCACAGCACCATTCAGACACAGGATACCACCAAAAAGAAGCCAAACACCATCACACAGTACAACACAACAAAGTGCGGCGTCGATGTCATGGACCAGATGGTGCGGGGGTACACTGTCCGCGCAGGAACACGGCGCTGGCCAGTAGCAGTGTTCTATAACATGATTGATATTGCAGCACTGAATGCCCACGTGCTCTATCAATTATGCACCGGGAGGCAGGAGAGACGGGTGGATTTCCTGCTGGAACTTGCAAAAGAGTTGGCTCACTCCCACGTGGGTATGAAAAAGGCCCAAAAGGAACAATTATTTCGGCAACAACGCTCCACACCACAACTAGGAAAAAGAGCCAAGTGTCAGGCTAAAATCCAATGCAAGGACAATCGTGCAACTGTGCGCTGTGTTGACTGCTAccgttatacatgtgggaaatgccgaaaggagcaatggcagtgccaggattgtgagtga